A genomic region of Fundulus heteroclitus isolate FHET01 chromosome 24, MU-UCD_Fhet_4.1, whole genome shotgun sequence contains the following coding sequences:
- the wbp4 gene encoding WW domain-binding protein 4 isoform X2: MADYWKSQPRKFCQYCKCWIADNKPSIEFHERGKNHKENVTKKISEIKKKSIEKAKKEERMSKDFAAMEDAALKAYEEDLKRLQRESEGSSSPVRAAPQPKPPPHVRAQHRKQQKKADKSSRKYKQPTETQFWVEGQTNDGHTYYYNTVTGESQWEKPSSSGAPWMEAVTPDGYRYFYNTKTGESSWEKPADFPSIEEPETKQEEEDSSEPPIYQTEARSRGEESSNSASQEVQPAVSDQQPKIPKISFRKGKTEAEPSKRQGEDKETEDTPKGENKETNKREVQSSAATPEKAEAVSTIGAIQVKRQRVANPYGAWEHIKQEENPFVKVDLQLPQTDENMVSAPTDLPLEPKPKFKERIITSLGDESGPASFRKNKTQNSKSRNLRQRDDDD, from the exons AT GGCGGATTATTGGAAGTCACAACCGAGGAAATTCTGCCAGTATTGCAAGTGCTGGATTGCTGACAACAAGCCT AGCATCGAGTTCCACGAAAGAGGGAAGaatcacaaagaaaatgttactaaaAAAATTTCAGAG ATTAAGAAAAAGAGCATTGAAAAGGCAAAGAAGGAAGAGCGGATGTCCAAGGATTTTGCAGCGATGGAGGATGCAGCACTCAAGGCATACGAGGAAGATCTGAAGAGGCTGCAAAGGGAATCAGAAG GATCAAGTTCTCCAGTACGAGCAGCCCCACAGCCAAAACCTCCACCACATGTGAGAGCTCagcacagaaaacagcaaaaaaaagcagacaagtCAAGCAGGAAGTACAAACAGCCAACTGAGACACAGTTTTGGGTGGAAGGCCAGACTAATGACGGTCATACTTACTACTACAACACTGTAACAGGAG AGTCTCAGTGGGAAAAACCG AGTTCCTCGGGTGCTCCTTGGATGGAAGCTGTGACTCCTGATGGTTACAGGTACTTCTACAACACCAAAACAGGAG AATCCAGCTGGGAGAAACCTGCAGACTTTCCTTCCATTGAGGAACCTGAGACCAAACAAGAAGAGGAGGACAGCAGCGAGCCTCCGATTTATCAGACAGAGGCACGGtccagaggagaggagagctCCAACAGTGCATCGCAGGAGGTGCAACCCGCTGTATCTGATCAGCAGCCCAAAATCCCAAAAATCAGCTTCAGG aaaggaaaaacagaggCTGAACCATCAAAAAGACAAGGTGAGGATAAAGAGACAGAAGATACTccaaaaggggaaaataaagaaacaaacaagagAGAGGTACAGAGCTCAGCAGCCACACCAGAGAAAGCAGAAGCAGTGTCGACAATCGGAGCCATACAAGTAAAAAGGCAGAGAGTGGCCAACCCGTATGGAGCCTGGGAACACATCAAACAGGAAGAGAATCCATT TGTGAAGGTGGATTTACAGCTGCCCCAAACAGATGAGAACATGGTCAGTGCACCAACTGACCTCCCACTGGAGCCCAAACCCAAGTTTAAGGAACGCATTATCACCTCGCTCGGGGACGAAAGCGGACCGGCATCATTCAGAAAAAACAAGACCCAGAACAGCAAATCCAGGAACCTCCGACAGAGGGACGACGACGACTGA